ATGCAGTTCTCCTAATGCTTCCAACAttttctgccacttccctgctgtAGGTGAAATAAGGTGAAGATGGTGGCACGATGAATAACAGCCATCCTAAAGAGTTTGTTCTACTAGGCTTTGCAGATCGTCCTTGGCTGGAGCTTCCTCTATTTGCTATTCTTCTTATATCATACCCCATGGCCATGGTAGGAAACACGGCCATCATTCTGGTGTCCAGGTTAGATGCCCGTCTGCACAGccccatgtatttcttcctcacCAACCTCTCCTTCCTGGACATGTGCTACACCACAAGCATCGTCCCTCAGATGCTGGTTAACCTGGGAAGCACGAAGAAGACGATCAGCTATGTGGGGTGTGCAGCTcagctttatttcttccacaTAATGGGGGGCACAGAATGTCTGCTTCTGGCTATTATGTCTTTGGATCGCTACCTGGCTATCTGCAAGCCTCTACACTACACCCTCATCATGAACCCACGCATCTGTATCCTGCTGGCATCCACTGTGTGGTTGACTGGAATCACGTATGCTGTCTCAGAGGCCACTGCTACCTTGCAGTTACCACTGTGTGGACTCAATAAATTGGACCACTTGCTGTGTGAGATTCCTGTTCTGATAAAGACTGCCTGTGGAGAAAAGGCTGCTAATGAGCTCACACTCTCTGTGGTGTGTATTTTTATGTTAGCTGTCCCGCTAGGCTTAATTCTTGCTTCCTATGCTTGCGTTGGACATgctgtatttaaaattaagtcttctgagggaaggaaaaaggccttTGGGACATGTTCTTcccatctcattgtagttttcttgttttatggtCCAGCCATTAGCATGTACCTTCAGCCCCCCTCCTCCATCTCAAGAGACCAGCCCAAATTCATGGCACTCTTCTATGGAGTAGTGACCCCTGCGCTGAACCCTTTTATCTACACCTTGAGGAATAAGGATGTAAAGGGGGCATTAGGCAACCTAGTCAGGGGCATTTTTGCATCCAAGTGACAGCTGAAATTATTTAACAGTTACAGAAGGTTTATAGGGTTTTCTCTAGTAACTCATTCTTGTCTCCTATTTCCCCAAATCTCATGTGAGATCTTCTTGCAGAACACGTCATGTTTCTGATAACTCAATATAACGATGTTAGGCAACAATGATACTTGGCTATATGCACCATTAAGTGCATGGTTTgtgaaaatgcattaaaaatagttCCACTCTGGTTGGTACATACCAAAATACTGACTGtattaagtaataaaatatgtaataatataaacaaaaatataaactcatTCGTTCAAACGAATGATCATAAAATTCCATGGCAACCACTCATCAGTGGACTTTCTGTTACAGCATCACCTGAGACGCAGTTCATTGTTCTCTGCCACATTAGGCCACGTCTCAGTTGGCAGCATGGCTACACTGTGCATTCCACGTGGGGAACCTGACCCTTTAGTACAACCACGAGTCTCCTAAGTGTATCAACCTCCTTTATGAAGACACGATTGTTCTTGAAAAATACACTGTGACTCTTGTTTAACAAACAGGTGTGCAGtgttgcattttttaattaagaaatttatcgttaaatcttaaaataaataaaataaggacaaaTCATACAGATGAATTTCTTAATGTTCCTTTTAAAGGTCATAAGTGTGTGTCTTCTGAGTCAGTGAGAGAACAAAGAAGTTCAATTAATAATGAACTCCATCCTGTAACCATTTTGtggatctgttctattgttttctttataatttttatatcatttatttacgCTCTAATCTTTTATTGATAAGTCCCTGCAAGAccaattaaaagtaaaagtgaaaggatgcacataaataaaatcatgaatgagagaggaaagatcacaaccaacagatATACAGAttattaaaagagaatattatgagcaagtaTATGTCAATAAATGGGGcatcctggaagaaatggataaactccagaaacatataaactaccaaaactgaaacaggaagaaatagaaaatttgaacagacccataaccagtaatggtatcaaatcagtaataaaaaataccctaacaaacaagagttcagggcaggatggcttcccaggggaattctaccagacagtTAAATAAGAAATCATACATATTCTTCTGAAATTGatccaaaagatagaaatggaaggaaaactcattctatgagaccagcatgaCATTGATTctcaaaccagaaaaagaccccactaaaaatgagaactactgggcaatatccctgatgaacatggatgcaaatttctcaacaagataccaacaaatcaaatccaactgtatattaaaagtattattcaCCACATTCAAGAGGATTTATTCATGATGTtgatcctcaacatcactcatcatcagggaaatgtgtaCCAAAACCAGAATGAGACATCACCACACACCTGTAGGGATGGTTATCAAGGACACAAGAGATAACAACTGCTGgtgagatgtggagaaaagggagcccttgtgtGCTCtggatgggaatgtaaattggttcataTACTATGGAAAACATAGAGttaggaggttcctcaaaaaattaaaaataaaaatactattttatccAGAAATATCACTTCTGATTACATATCCTAAAGGAcatgaaaacaggatctcaaaggGGTATctgcattttcatgttttttgtggcattattcacaatagccaagatatcaAAACAAActaagtgtctgtcaacagatgaatggttaaaaatgtgaggggcgcctgggtggcgcagtcggttaagcgtccgacttcagccaggtcacgatctcgcggtccgtgagttcaagccccgcgtcagctctgggctgatggctcagagcctggagcctgtttccgattctgtgtctccctctctctctgcccctcccccgttcatgctctgtctctctctgtcccaaaaataaataaatgttgaaaaaaaatgtgatgtatatatttatatgtatacacacgtatatgtgtgtgcatatgtatatatgtgtatataaatatatattcaatacagATAATAAGTATATGgcagatgaaagaaagaaggaaagaaaaaaaggaaaaaagaaaaaggaaaaaataaaagaaaagaaaagaaagaaagaaagaaagaaaggaaggaagaaagaaagaattcatctatgaaaaagaaagaaattgtgtcatttgcaacaacagggataCACCTCGAGGggattattctaagtgaaatgtcaggcatagaaagacaaatacttataTGCTTAATCGTGAAACTCAAATTCATAAGAGTAGAATGCTGGTTTTCAGGGGCTAAGGGGTGGGAGAACTGGGAAGATGCTGTTTAAGGTTTTAAACTTGCAACTACTAGATATGGAAGTCCTAGACAGCCTAGAAATTATCTAATTCACAGCATAGAAACTTTAGTCAACAATACTATATGATAAACTTCAAAACTTCCAAGAGACTAGATATTaattgttctcaccacaaaaaagaaattataattatgtgacATTATAAAGATGCTAGCTAACATTATAATGGTAATCATATGGTGATGTATAAatacatcaaatgaaaaaaatgtacatcttATACTTCCACAACTTAGCTGTCAATAATaactcaacaaaaaataaaaagaataaattaaaaaataaaataaaatcagtgaatgTTGTGGAGTGGCCAGGTGCTTTGCCTTTCTATTTGAGACACATATCCAAAAAAGTcattaaattcttaaataattgACAGTATACAAAGTACTTCCTAAACATCTCATTTGAAATAGATTTTATACAGCTGTAGGAGAAAACTGAGAtgcattcctttattttatttatcttttaaattttacatccaaattagttagcatatagtgaaacaatgatttcaggagtagactccttaatgccccttacccatttagcccatcccccttcccacaacccctccagtaaccctcagtttgttctccatatttatgagtctcttccattttgtccccctccctgtttttatattatttttgtttcccttcccttatgttcatctgatttgtctcttaaagtcctcatataaattaagtcatatgatttttgtctttctctgactaatttcgcttagcctaataccctccagttccatgcacatagttgcaaatggcaagatttcattctttttgattgctgagtaatactccattgtatatatacaccacattttctttgtccattcatccatcgatggacatttgggctctttccatactttggctattgttgatagtgctgctataaacataggggtgcatgtgtccctttgaaacagcacacctatatcccgtggataaatgcctagtagtgcaattgttgggtcgtagggtagttcagtttttagttttttgaggaacctccatactgttttccagagtggctgcacaagcttgcattgctaccaacaatgcaaaagagatcctctttctccgcatgcTCGCTTCAGGCATCCATTGCTGCCTGATttgttaatgttagcccttctgacaggtgtaagatggtatctccttgtggttttgatttgtatttccctgatgatgagtgaagttgagcatttttttatgtgtcagttggtcatctggatgtcttccttggagaagcgtctattcatgtttttgcccatttcttcactggattctttgttctttgggtattgagtttgataaggtctttatagattttggatactaaccctttatctgatatgtcatttccaaatatcttctcccattctgtcggtcacctcttagttttgctgattgtttcctttgctgtgcaggagctttttattttgatgagatcccagtagttcatttttgctttggtttcccttgcctctggagacatgttcaGTAAGAacttgctgcgggcaagatcaaagacgtttttgcctgctttctccttgaggattttgatggcttcctgtcttacattgagatctttcatctattttgagtttatttttgtgtatgagaTGCATTCCTTTTAagatatttgataaagggttgtCATATGTCCTAATGTCAGAGACACTCCTTTGAACATATTAGATGGATATCTAACTTCTTAACATGTAGTTACTActgaactattattattataatatctGGTAAACAGATCTAAAAACTGAACATGCTAATGACagtttttggaaaattctttgcCCAAACTTACATTTTGATTCCATGACTTAGATTAAGTCAACTGTTCAGttattaaaaatagtactttATAGACTATTATTTTTGTATGATCCTACTCCAAAATGGCCATACCTGTATAAAATACATACCTTCTATCCTACCCCTTTGGTTTTGCATTAACAATGAatatcaaatataaattattgtatattattttctattctccTAATGGCTATTATTTTATATGACCTCCTTAAATGATCAGATTATGTTTTTATACTATTAACCTGAAAGTTAAAATAGAGAATTCATCTTTTTTAACACAtgatataatttcactcatatgtggaattaagaaacaaaacatatgaacacatgggaaggggggtagagaggagaggagagagggaaacaaaccatgagagactcttaaatacagagattcaactgagggctgatggagggaggtgggatgggggaaagggctagatgggtgatgggtatcaggagggcacctgttgggatgaacactgggtgttgtatgaaattgatgaatccctgaattctactcctgaaaccaacattctactgcatgttaactaactagaatttaaataaaattttgaaaagaaaaaaaacatgtttttcagcTTGAGATGCAAATATGTAATTaacaaaattgtatatatttaaagtgtgcaatgGGATGATTTGACATATGTGTACATCGTCTACTTAccttgtgtgtgtgagtgtgtgtgttggggggtgccTGTGGTGAGAATGCTTAAGGTTTACTGTCTTGGAAAATTTCAAGCATGCAACATGTTATTAGCTCTAGCCACCTTGCAGTACATTTGATACCAAGAGGTTATTCGTTGTATAGCTGAACTCTTGTATGctttgaccagcatctccccGTTCCTGCCATCCAGCCCTAGGCCCTGATAACCACCATACTACTGTCTGTTTATACAAATTCTACtgtgatttttagattccacatatgagtggcatcacacagtatttgtttttctctgtttaataatacttagcataatgtcctctaggcttttccatgttgtcacaaatgacagaatttctttctttttctacctgaatattccatttcatataatgtatgtaatgtatacacatatatttacatatgtaatatatgtgattatatataaGTTGTATATGTAATTTAGGTAtggttatttataatttttgtgtatataatatataaatatacacatataaaatatatatggttatatatattatatatatattgcatcttTCTATCCGTTCATGTATTGATAGACACATGTTATTTCCATGTCTTACCTACAATGAACAAAGCTGCCATGAACATAGGAGTGCTGATTATCTCCTCAAGATACTGATTTACTTTCTTTGGATATTTGCCCTGAATTGGATCATATAGAGGTGCTATTTGTAATTAGCTGAGGAACCtccatgtcttatttttctttcatttctgatattattcACTTCAGTCCTGTCTTtgccttctccagcttctagaggccacctacACACCTCAGTTGTTGGCTCTTTCCACCATTTAAAGCCAGCAGTGTAATAAATATGTCCTCTCATCTCTGACCTCCTGACTCCCTCTTATAAGGAACCTTGTGATTAGATTCACCCACCTAGACAATGCAAGATAATCTTCCCATCTGaagatctttcatttatttgcatctgTAAAAGTACTTACTTTTGCCATGTAAGTAATATATAATCAAAGATCCtagagattaggatgtggacaccTTGTCAAAAGAGAATAAGGAGACATTATTCAGCCTATCACACcaccaaatatatatacactgaatGATGAAACTCTGAAAACCAACTTTGGCGACCACTGTGGTAACAATTGTTTCTGGGTGGAATTAATAAGGGATGGTTGATTATAAAACTGGTAGGTAAAATTAGGTGAAAATAGAATTCTACCTAATTTTAATGTATCTCCTCACAAGGCATTTATAAATTACCAGAAGAAACATAATAACCTTGTAACagacagcccaagtgtctatcaatacatgaatggataaaaaagaggtagtgtactatatgctaatttggatgtaaattttaagaaaaaaattaaaatttaaaaaaaatgaaaaaaaagaaaaaaggtagtgtgtgtgtgtgtgtgtatatacatatatatatacagtcatGTGTgactacatatatacacacactatataatggaatattccaTGTACACATAacgtatatatacattatatatatgcaataaataatgaaatattatttagccatcaaacacaatgaaatcttgtcattttcaatGACATACATGGAGCTAGATAGtgttatgctaaacgaaataagatagagaaagacaaataacatatgatttcactcgtacatggaatttaagaaacaaagccaaatgagcaaaggaaaaaagagagagagagagagaaagagggaaacaaccCCTcccaaaaacccccaaaaaataaaacacagcctcctaacaatagagaacaaacagatggttaccagaggggagatgggcagggggatgggttaaataagtgatgggcataaggagggcacttgttgtgatgaccattgggtgttgtatggaagttttgactcattgtattgtacacctgaaactaatattacactgtatattaacctactggaatttaaataaaaactttaaaataatcctGGCAGGCACCAATATCACTAATATCACAATATCACTTCTATGGTATTCAtgccaataaatgaataaattgaatgTAATCatgcataaataaaacttaaactgAAAGATAATTATACTAAATGGtctatattcttcaaaaatgttaggcccattaaagacaaagaaagactaaaaaatgtttccagattaTAGCACAATAAGAGATGTAGTACCTAAATCCAACTTGTAATCCTGGGTTAGATCTTTTCTTCAGGAAATACTCCCATGAGCACTTAGGGGTAAGTATGTGTATTATTCTCCATATGTTgcagagaaatatttaaagtgcataTTAACATTACATTACTATAGACAGAAAATTATAACGCACCCAGGGTAAAGTGTTAACATTTGTGGAATCCAGTGAAGGTCTACGGTAAGTGTACATGCTATCTTTTATGTAAGTTGTTCTATGGtaagtgtatatatatcttttatgcaagttgttattattgttgttgtggttgtaaaattataataagaaCAGGATGAATGTGAATttgaaatgtgtattatttttgaaatcaCTTGATGTTGTCATGACATAACCATATTTGTCAAACATACAGCAGACATGACCCCGAAGCCAACAGAAGAACCGAGAATGAATGCACCTGCTATAAGCCAGAGCTAGTTTCTGTGATGACCTGGATGGCGTGCCTGTGCTAGTAATCCTGTACTGCTGAGGCACAACAGAGACATAATCAGGCGTGTGTGTATTCTGCACAGGAGCAAGTATAAGATGAAGCGGGAAAAGACTGGGAGACACCTGTCTGGCCGAGGGGGAGACATTTCCTGGGGCCAAACAGCAGCTGGCACGTCAGTGGATTTGGCCACCAATGGCAGCTGGGAGAAGGCCAGATCCATGGCTGGTTCTTCAGGAAGGTTACCTGTGGCCCAAATCCATGTGTGCTGGGTAAATGCCAATTTTCCAAAAGTTAGTTTGAAGTTTAGAGTTGGCAATAGGACGATCCCAGGGCTTCTAGTCTATCTTGGATGGTGGTGACCCTAAAAGGCACCTCCAGGGCTAAAAACCTATTGTAATTATTCTTCGCTTGTCAGATACAAGTTAAGCTTAGTCAAGTCATGTATTTTCTTCCCTATAGTTTCTTCATGTACAGAGAGAAAAAGCTTATACCTACCACCCTCACCCTGCCTGTGATCCAACTGCATTAGGCTCATGTAAGTGGTTTGAAAGGTACAAAACAAAATGTCTATGTTAATTGTTGGCATAGTTTTGGTAACTGATCTTTGTTTTagattataaattaaatacagtATCACATTAATGTGGCTAGGAATCAACATCACATATAGCATTCTGAAAACAAGCCAACACATGTAGAAGAATATATGTTCTATAGCAgaacaagaaaaaaggagaatgggaaatttaaacttttttttaagttagatagTGAGAGGGGCAGcccactcagttaagtgtctaacttcagctcaggtcatgaacttgctgttcacgagttccagccctatGTTGCGCTCTGAGATAACAGCATAAaacctggaaactgctttggattctgtgtctccctctctctctgcccttcccctgctcattctctctctctcactccctctctcttgctctctctccctcaaaaataaacatttaaaaaatgtttttaagttagaCAGTGAGAGAATACAGTAGTACGTGAGGCATCCTAACTAGTAAGATTTCCATAATGCAAGATGATTTGAAGAAACAAGCTGTTTCTTGTTCTCTCTATATGGTCCCAGTTACTCACTAAAAGTTCATTTGTATGCATGATTCTTGGTTCTTCATTTCTTGGACAGTAGGTAAGGACAACTGAATATACACCGTATTGTTCTTTACACCTAGTTGGTCATAAAGGAAGTATCACAGATAtacaaaggagaagagaaagtcaaCATAATCAGTGTAGTTTCAGCCACACAGGAAATGGAGGGAAAGTTTGGGgatgtatttttcatcttaataATTTAGGAAATAGGGTTTGAATCATCACATCTAAACTAAAGGCCTCAAAAACTACAAATAAGATTTGGTTTACCATACAAAACTCAGATTTCAATATTTTACTTTACAGTGAATTGCCCTTCATCTGCTCTAGCTGAATAATACAGCTGCCAGTTTAGTGTTATGTACGCAGCACACTTATTTCATAAGAAGATGGTTGGCAACAATATAGGTAACAAAACTactacatttataaaaaatacatttctttgtatGGAAAATATATAAGTTGATTTTCATTATGTACTTTCTAATCTCAAACATTCAAATTAGATcaagcttaaaaagaaaacaaacattttccataagcttttttttcaaaatgattgaATGATTTTATATTCCATAAACAATGTGTGATAGCTCCAATTACTTCATAGTTTTGCAATATTTGGGGTTGTTATATTATCTATATGTTTATAGTTATGTTACTCAGTGTTCCATAATCTTTTCTCACaaaatttttctactatattttcaGATAATTCTTTCAAATACCCATTGGATTCATGCAGTCATTTCCAGAGCCTAGAAGTCTGTCTGCCTCAGATATTTCTTATTGCTCCTCAGGCTAACCATGTGCCCCAAGCACCTCTCCTAATGATCCCTGGCCTATAATGACCCTTACCTTACAGGCTATATCCCACAGCTCTTTAAGTGATTTCCACCTCCTATACACTTCCCACTGCCTCGAGAAAGAAACACAATATGCTTATGTTGACTTCATTACTTCAGAGACTTTCTTGCTATAATtcataaaacttattttcttactgttgctATAGGGTATTAAAGAATACAGACCAATATTCTTCTCTATATTAATTCAAAAAAGAATAACAGTattgtagaaaatatttaaggtatTTCAGTATGTCTTTAGTTaaaccaaaaatagaaacaaattttaTGGCAAATGCTGCCTTTgaagcaagaaattaaaaaaaatagtccaggttagaaaaaaaaagtatatcactTTTATATAggaatttcatttcttaattttcagttAAGAATGAGatacctttgttttatttattgtgcCACTGAAAAATATGTTTGATCTTGGTTTTACTTGGCTGTTTTTTCCATGAGAGAGTGATTGGTATTTAGCCAGACTGTTTAATTCATATCTGTGAGTCAGAGCTCTGTGGTCCTGAGAGACACACACTCCACTGGTGCTGACAGAGTGAGTAAATGGGAgggtagatgatagatggatgcaGACTAGTCCTTGTTGAGGAGGCACTTTGCTGTCATATGAGGGTCATGAATGCAGTGGTCTCTACCATCCCACTAGTCTCCTTACTGCCCCTCTTACATCTTTGTTTCTGAGAGTGTAGATTAGAGGGTTGAGGCTAGGTGTGACAACAGTATAAAAGAGGGCAATGAACTTGCCATGATCCTGAGAACTTCCTGATGGTGGCTGCAGATATATGCACATGATTGGAATGAAAAAGAGGGACACAACCATAAGATGGGATCCACACGTTCCAAAGACTCTCTGAAGTCCGGTTGATGACTGCATCCTCAGCACAGCCCGAGCAATGGCACCATATGAGCTGAGGATCAGGATGAGTGGTATCAGAACAAAAATGGAGCTTGTGGCCAGAAGGATCAGCTCATTAGCATGGGTATCAACACACGATAATCGCAGCAGTGTTGGAACTTCACAGAAGAAATGGTCCACTTGGTGATGTCCACAGAGGGGGACCCAGAAGGTAAAGGAGGAATGAAGTGCTGAGTTGGTAAAGCCACTGACCCAGGAAGCCACAGCCAACAGGTGGCAGAAACGAGGGTTCATGATCACAGTGTAATGCAGGGGTCTACAGACAGCTGCATAACGGTCATAGGACATGACCACCAGGAGGACACACTCTGTGGTTCCCAGTGCAAGGGCAAAGTAAAGTTGAGTCATGCAACCGGCATAAGAGATGGTCTTTTCTGGGCCCCAGAGATTGACCAGCAACTGAGGGATGGAGCTGGTGGTGTAGCAGAGATCCAGAAAAGAGAGGTTtgagaggaagaagtacatgggagtGTGGAGATGGGCGTCCAGGTATGACAAGACAATGATAAAGAGGTTGCCTATCAATGTCATCAAGTAGAACATCAAGATAAGCACAAAGAGAATTACTTCCAGATGAGGCCAATGTGAAAAACCCAGTAGAATAAGGTAACCTTCATAACTTTCATTTCTCCCCTTCATCATTCATTTTTTGTTACCTAAGGAAAGAATCACATACTTCCCAAAATTGTAAGAAAATGCTCCAAGAATCACAGGgacacatgaaaaagaaacagaagccagTTTAAAAGGACTACCACTGTTTAACTCTGTGACAGTTGGGCATTAAAAGAAACTATACTAATGAACTGAGATAAGTAAGAATCCACACGTTCATAGtgatgtaaatatatacatataaatgtaaattttatatatatatatatatatatataaattattagtGGAAAAGTAAAAGTTATTCCTGTCAGTAGGATTCTAATAATATGTATAGAAAGAATGGTAGagtttaaaaaggtaaatatatgctAAAAACTAGTGAATGAAATATGATGAGAACCAGGATATTTACATGCTCTAAAATACCTCCCCACTAATTACCTATTAATTACAAAATGAAGAAGAGTAAACTTCACAAGAGAAAAATGTGGTGGATGGACATCGCCATAAACAAGATTAGTCAATATTAACAACACCAGTGTTGAGACAAACCAACATTGTGCACCTACTGACATGATACTCTGAGCAGGACATAATGTCACTCAGTGACATTCCTGCCAAAACAGCACAGCCTGATTCCAGCAATGAAGACACATGAGAGAAACTCAAATTGAGAC
The sequence above is a segment of the Prionailurus bengalensis isolate Pbe53 chromosome B2, Fcat_Pben_1.1_paternal_pri, whole genome shotgun sequence genome. Coding sequences within it:
- the LOC122490582 gene encoding LOW QUALITY PROTEIN: olfactory receptor 2J3-like (The sequence of the model RefSeq protein was modified relative to this genomic sequence to represent the inferred CDS: inserted 2 bases in 1 codon), with the translated sequence MNDEGEXNESYEGYLILLGFSHWPHLEVILFVLILMFYLMTLIGNLFIIVLSYLDAHLHTPMYFFLSNLSFLDLCYTTSSIPQLLVNLWGPEKTISYAGCMTQLYFALALGTTECVLLVVMSYDRYAAVCRPLHYTVIMNPRFCHLLAVASWVSGFTNSALHSSFTFWVPLCGHHQVDHFFCEVPTLLRLSCVDTHANELILLATSSIFVLIPLILILSSYGAIARAVLRMQSSTGLQRVFGTCGSHLMVVSLFFIPIMCIYLQPPSGSSQDHGKFIALFYTVVTPSLNPLIYTLRNKDVRGAVRRLVGW
- the LOC122490581 gene encoding olfactory receptor 2B11-like; this encodes MNNSHPKEFVLLGFADRPWLELPLFAILLISYPMAMVGNTAIILVSRLDARLHSPMYFFLTNLSFLDMCYTTSIVPQMLVNLGSTKKTISYVGCAAQLYFFHIMGGTECLLLAIMSLDRYLAICKPLHYTLIMNPRICILLASTVWLTGITYAVSEATATLQLPLCGLNKLDHLLCEIPVLIKTACGEKAANELTLSVVCIFMLAVPLGLILASYACVGHAVFKIKSSEGRKKAFGTCSSHLIVVFLFYGPAISMYLQPPSSISRDQPKFMALFYGVVTPALNPFIYTLRNKDVKGALGNLVRGIFASK